The following proteins come from a genomic window of Prionailurus viverrinus isolate Anna chromosome D1, UM_Priviv_1.0, whole genome shotgun sequence:
- the ATG13 gene encoding autophagy-related protein 13 isoform X3, which yields METDLNSQDRKDLDKFIKFFALKTVQVIVQARLGEKICTRSSSSPTGSDWFNLAIKDIPEVTHEAKKALAGQLPAVGRSMCVEISLKTSEGDSMELEIWCLEMNEKCDKEIKVSYTVYNRLSLLLKSLLAITRVTPAYRLSRKQGHEYVILYRIYFGEVQLNGLGEGFQTVRVGTVGTPVGTITLSCAYRINLAFMSTRQFERTPPIMGIIIDHFVDRPYPSSSPMHPCNYRTAGEDTGGTYPSVEDSQEVCTTSFSTSPPSQLSSSRLSYQPAALGVGSADLAYPVVFAAGLNATHPHQLMVPGKEGGVPLAPNQPAHGAQADQERLATYTPSDGARCAATPSSSEDTETVSNSSEGRASPHDVLETIFVRKVGAFVNKPINQVTLTSLDIPFAMFAPKNLELEDVDPMVNPPDSPETESPLQGSLHSDGSSGGSSGNTHDDFVMIDFKPAFSKDDILPMDLGTFYREFQNPPQLSSLSIDIGAQSMAEDLDSLPEKLAVHEKNVREFDAFVETLQ from the exons ATGGAAACTGATCTCAATTCCCAGGACAGAAAGGACCTGGAcaagtttattaaattttttgcCCTCAAG aCTGTCCAAGTGATTGTCCAGGCTCGACTTGGTGAGAAGATTTGTACTCGTTCATCTTCATCCCCGACGGGTTCAGACTGG ttCAATTTAGCAATCAAAGATATCCCAGAGGTTACACATGAAGCAAAAAAGGCCCTGGCAGGACAGCTGCCTGCCGTTGGGAGATCGATGTGTGTGGAGATCTCACTCAAGACTTCTGAG GGAGATTCCATGGAGCTAGAAATTTGGTgtcttgaaatgaatgaaaa GTGTGATAAAGAGATTAAAGTTTCCTACACGGTGTACAACAGACTGTCACTGCTGCTGAAGTCCCTCCTTGCCATAACTAGGGTCACACCGGCTTACAGACTCTCCAGAAAACAGGGGCATGAATATGTCATATTGTACAG gaTATATTTTGGGGAAGTTCAGCTGAATGGTTTAGGAGAAG GTTTCCAGACAGTGCGTGTTGGGACAGTAGGCACCCCTGTGGGCACCATCACTCTTTCTTGTGCTTACAGAATTAACTTGGCATTTATGTCTACCAG GCAATTTGAGAGGACCCCACCTATCATGGGGATTATCATTGATCACTTTGTGGACCGTCCGTATCCCAGCTCCTCACCTATGCACCCCTGCAATTACAG AACTGCTGGTGAGGACACTGGAGGAACATATCCTTCTGTGGAAGATTCTCAAGAAGTGTGTACcacctctttctccacctcccctccttcccag CTCTCAAGCTCTCGCCTTTCCTATCAGCCTGCTGCCCTGGGCGTTGGATCAGCTGACCTGGCTTACCCAGTAGTGTTTGCTGCTGGCTTAAACGCCACACACCCTCACCAG ctcatggttcctgggaaggaaggtggggtACCCCTCGCTCCCAACCAGCCTGCACACGGTGCTCAGGCCGACCAGGAGAGATTGGCAACCTACACCCCTTCTGATGGGGCCCGCTGTGCTGCCACACCTTCCAGCAG CGAGGATACTGAAACTGTATCAAACAGCAGTGAGGGCCGGGCTTCCCCCCATGATGTCTTGGAAACCATCTTTGTCCGAAAAGTGGGGGCTTTTGTCAACAAGCCCATCAACCAG GTGACCCTGACCAGTTTGGACATACCCTTTGCCATGTTTGCTCCCAAGAATTTGGAGTTGGAGGATGTCGATCCCATG GTGAATCCTCCAGATTCCCCAGAGACTGAATCTCCTCTCCAGGGCAGCCTGCACTCTGATGGCTCCAGTGGGGGTAGCAGTGGCAATACCCACGATGACTTTGTTATGATCGACTTC AAACCGGCTTTTTCTAAAGATGACATTCTTCCGATGGATTTGGGGACCTTCTATCGTGAATTTCAAAATCCCCCTCAGCTGAGCAGCCTCTCCATAGATATCGGGGCACAGTCCATGGCTGAGGACTTG GACTCACTACCAGAGAAGCTGGCTGTGCACGAGAAGAATGTCCGAGAATTTGATGCCTTTGTAGAAACTCTGCAGTAA
- the ATG13 gene encoding autophagy-related protein 13 isoform X6: METDLNSQDRKDLDKFIKFFALKTVQVIVQARLGEKICTRSSSSPTGSDWFNLAIKDIPEVTHEAKKALAGQLPAVGRSMCVEISLKTSEGDSMELEIWCLEMNEKCDKEIKVSYTVYNRLSLLLKSLLAITRVTPAYRLSRKQGHEYVILYRIYFGEVQLNGLGEGFQTVRVGTVGTPVGTITLSCAYRINLAFMSTRQFERTPPIMGIIIDHFVDRPYPSSSPMHPCNYRTAGEDTGGTYPSVEDSQEVCTTSFSTSPPSQLMVPGKEGGVPLAPNQPAHGAQADQERLATYTPSDGARCAATPSSSEDTETVSNSSEGRASPHDVLETIFVRKVGAFVNKPINQVTLTSLDIPFAMFAPKNLELEDVDPMGSLHSDGSSGGSSGNTHDDFVMIDFKPAFSKDDILPMDLGTFYREFQNPPQLSSLSIDIGAQSMAEDLDSLPEKLAVHEKNVREFDAFVETLQ; encoded by the exons ATGGAAACTGATCTCAATTCCCAGGACAGAAAGGACCTGGAcaagtttattaaattttttgcCCTCAAG aCTGTCCAAGTGATTGTCCAGGCTCGACTTGGTGAGAAGATTTGTACTCGTTCATCTTCATCCCCGACGGGTTCAGACTGG ttCAATTTAGCAATCAAAGATATCCCAGAGGTTACACATGAAGCAAAAAAGGCCCTGGCAGGACAGCTGCCTGCCGTTGGGAGATCGATGTGTGTGGAGATCTCACTCAAGACTTCTGAG GGAGATTCCATGGAGCTAGAAATTTGGTgtcttgaaatgaatgaaaa GTGTGATAAAGAGATTAAAGTTTCCTACACGGTGTACAACAGACTGTCACTGCTGCTGAAGTCCCTCCTTGCCATAACTAGGGTCACACCGGCTTACAGACTCTCCAGAAAACAGGGGCATGAATATGTCATATTGTACAG gaTATATTTTGGGGAAGTTCAGCTGAATGGTTTAGGAGAAG GTTTCCAGACAGTGCGTGTTGGGACAGTAGGCACCCCTGTGGGCACCATCACTCTTTCTTGTGCTTACAGAATTAACTTGGCATTTATGTCTACCAG GCAATTTGAGAGGACCCCACCTATCATGGGGATTATCATTGATCACTTTGTGGACCGTCCGTATCCCAGCTCCTCACCTATGCACCCCTGCAATTACAG AACTGCTGGTGAGGACACTGGAGGAACATATCCTTCTGTGGAAGATTCTCAAGAAGTGTGTACcacctctttctccacctcccctccttcccag ctcatggttcctgggaaggaaggtggggtACCCCTCGCTCCCAACCAGCCTGCACACGGTGCTCAGGCCGACCAGGAGAGATTGGCAACCTACACCCCTTCTGATGGGGCCCGCTGTGCTGCCACACCTTCCAGCAG CGAGGATACTGAAACTGTATCAAACAGCAGTGAGGGCCGGGCTTCCCCCCATGATGTCTTGGAAACCATCTTTGTCCGAAAAGTGGGGGCTTTTGTCAACAAGCCCATCAACCAG GTGACCCTGACCAGTTTGGACATACCCTTTGCCATGTTTGCTCCCAAGAATTTGGAGTTGGAGGATGTCGATCCCATG GGCAGCCTGCACTCTGATGGCTCCAGTGGGGGTAGCAGTGGCAATACCCACGATGACTTTGTTATGATCGACTTC AAACCGGCTTTTTCTAAAGATGACATTCTTCCGATGGATTTGGGGACCTTCTATCGTGAATTTCAAAATCCCCCTCAGCTGAGCAGCCTCTCCATAGATATCGGGGCACAGTCCATGGCTGAGGACTTG GACTCACTACCAGAGAAGCTGGCTGTGCACGAGAAGAATGTCCGAGAATTTGATGCCTTTGTAGAAACTCTGCAGTAA
- the ATG13 gene encoding autophagy-related protein 13 isoform X5: METDLNSQDRKDLDKFIKFFALKTVQVIVQARLGEKICTRSSSSPTGSDWFNLAIKDIPEVTHEAKKALAGQLPAVGRSMCVEISLKTSEGDSMELEIWCLEMNEKCDKEIKVSYTVYNRLSLLLKSLLAITRVTPAYRLSRKQGHEYVILYRIYFGEVQLNGLGEGFQTVRVGTVGTPVGTITLSCAYRINLAFMSTRQFERTPPIMGIIIDHFVDRPYPSSSPMHPCNYRTAGEDTGGTYPSVEDSQEVCTTSFSTSPPSQLMVPGKEGGVPLAPNQPAHGAQADQERLATYTPSDGARCAATPSSSEDTETVSNSSEGRASPHDVLETIFVRKVGAFVNKPINQVTLTSLDIPFAMFAPKNLELEDVDPMVNPPDSPETESPLQGSLHSDGSSGGSSGNTHDDFVMIDFKPAFSKDDILPMDLGTFYREFQNPPQLSSLSIDIGAQSMAEDLDSLPEKLAVHEKNVREFDAFVETLQ, from the exons ATGGAAACTGATCTCAATTCCCAGGACAGAAAGGACCTGGAcaagtttattaaattttttgcCCTCAAG aCTGTCCAAGTGATTGTCCAGGCTCGACTTGGTGAGAAGATTTGTACTCGTTCATCTTCATCCCCGACGGGTTCAGACTGG ttCAATTTAGCAATCAAAGATATCCCAGAGGTTACACATGAAGCAAAAAAGGCCCTGGCAGGACAGCTGCCTGCCGTTGGGAGATCGATGTGTGTGGAGATCTCACTCAAGACTTCTGAG GGAGATTCCATGGAGCTAGAAATTTGGTgtcttgaaatgaatgaaaa GTGTGATAAAGAGATTAAAGTTTCCTACACGGTGTACAACAGACTGTCACTGCTGCTGAAGTCCCTCCTTGCCATAACTAGGGTCACACCGGCTTACAGACTCTCCAGAAAACAGGGGCATGAATATGTCATATTGTACAG gaTATATTTTGGGGAAGTTCAGCTGAATGGTTTAGGAGAAG GTTTCCAGACAGTGCGTGTTGGGACAGTAGGCACCCCTGTGGGCACCATCACTCTTTCTTGTGCTTACAGAATTAACTTGGCATTTATGTCTACCAG GCAATTTGAGAGGACCCCACCTATCATGGGGATTATCATTGATCACTTTGTGGACCGTCCGTATCCCAGCTCCTCACCTATGCACCCCTGCAATTACAG AACTGCTGGTGAGGACACTGGAGGAACATATCCTTCTGTGGAAGATTCTCAAGAAGTGTGTACcacctctttctccacctcccctccttcccag ctcatggttcctgggaaggaaggtggggtACCCCTCGCTCCCAACCAGCCTGCACACGGTGCTCAGGCCGACCAGGAGAGATTGGCAACCTACACCCCTTCTGATGGGGCCCGCTGTGCTGCCACACCTTCCAGCAG CGAGGATACTGAAACTGTATCAAACAGCAGTGAGGGCCGGGCTTCCCCCCATGATGTCTTGGAAACCATCTTTGTCCGAAAAGTGGGGGCTTTTGTCAACAAGCCCATCAACCAG GTGACCCTGACCAGTTTGGACATACCCTTTGCCATGTTTGCTCCCAAGAATTTGGAGTTGGAGGATGTCGATCCCATG GTGAATCCTCCAGATTCCCCAGAGACTGAATCTCCTCTCCAGGGCAGCCTGCACTCTGATGGCTCCAGTGGGGGTAGCAGTGGCAATACCCACGATGACTTTGTTATGATCGACTTC AAACCGGCTTTTTCTAAAGATGACATTCTTCCGATGGATTTGGGGACCTTCTATCGTGAATTTCAAAATCCCCCTCAGCTGAGCAGCCTCTCCATAGATATCGGGGCACAGTCCATGGCTGAGGACTTG GACTCACTACCAGAGAAGCTGGCTGTGCACGAGAAGAATGTCCGAGAATTTGATGCCTTTGTAGAAACTCTGCAGTAA
- the ATG13 gene encoding autophagy-related protein 13 isoform X2: METDLNSQDRKDLDKFIKFFALKTVQVIVQARLGEKICTRSSSSPTGSDWFNLAIKDIPEVTHEAKKALAGQLPAVGRSMCVEISLKTSEGDSMELEIWCLEMNEKCDKEIKVSYTVYNRLSLLLKSLLAITRVTPAYRLSRKQGHEYVILYRIYFGEVQLNGLGEGFQTVRVGTVGTPVGTITLSCAYRINLAFMSTRQFERTPPIMGIIIDHFVDRPYPSSSPMHPCNYRTAGEDTGGTYPSVEDSQEVCTTSFSTSPPSQCVFTVTKAHFQTPTPVVTDTLRVPMAGLAFSHQLSSSRLSYQPAALGVGSADLAYPVVFAAGLNATHPHQLMVPGKEGGVPLAPNQPAHGAQADQERLATYTPSDGARCAATPSSSEDTETVSNSSEGRASPHDVLETIFVRKVGAFVNKPINQVTLTSLDIPFAMFAPKNLELEDVDPMGSLHSDGSSGGSSGNTHDDFVMIDFKPAFSKDDILPMDLGTFYREFQNPPQLSSLSIDIGAQSMAEDLDSLPEKLAVHEKNVREFDAFVETLQ, translated from the exons ATGGAAACTGATCTCAATTCCCAGGACAGAAAGGACCTGGAcaagtttattaaattttttgcCCTCAAG aCTGTCCAAGTGATTGTCCAGGCTCGACTTGGTGAGAAGATTTGTACTCGTTCATCTTCATCCCCGACGGGTTCAGACTGG ttCAATTTAGCAATCAAAGATATCCCAGAGGTTACACATGAAGCAAAAAAGGCCCTGGCAGGACAGCTGCCTGCCGTTGGGAGATCGATGTGTGTGGAGATCTCACTCAAGACTTCTGAG GGAGATTCCATGGAGCTAGAAATTTGGTgtcttgaaatgaatgaaaa GTGTGATAAAGAGATTAAAGTTTCCTACACGGTGTACAACAGACTGTCACTGCTGCTGAAGTCCCTCCTTGCCATAACTAGGGTCACACCGGCTTACAGACTCTCCAGAAAACAGGGGCATGAATATGTCATATTGTACAG gaTATATTTTGGGGAAGTTCAGCTGAATGGTTTAGGAGAAG GTTTCCAGACAGTGCGTGTTGGGACAGTAGGCACCCCTGTGGGCACCATCACTCTTTCTTGTGCTTACAGAATTAACTTGGCATTTATGTCTACCAG GCAATTTGAGAGGACCCCACCTATCATGGGGATTATCATTGATCACTTTGTGGACCGTCCGTATCCCAGCTCCTCACCTATGCACCCCTGCAATTACAG AACTGCTGGTGAGGACACTGGAGGAACATATCCTTCTGTGGAAGATTCTCAAGAAGTGTGTACcacctctttctccacctcccctccttcccag TGTGTGTTTACTGTCACAAAGGCACATTTTCAGACCCCTACTCCTGTGGTGACGGACACTCTGAGGGTCCCCATGGCAGGACTGGCCTTTTCCCATCAA CTCTCAAGCTCTCGCCTTTCCTATCAGCCTGCTGCCCTGGGCGTTGGATCAGCTGACCTGGCTTACCCAGTAGTGTTTGCTGCTGGCTTAAACGCCACACACCCTCACCAG ctcatggttcctgggaaggaaggtggggtACCCCTCGCTCCCAACCAGCCTGCACACGGTGCTCAGGCCGACCAGGAGAGATTGGCAACCTACACCCCTTCTGATGGGGCCCGCTGTGCTGCCACACCTTCCAGCAG CGAGGATACTGAAACTGTATCAAACAGCAGTGAGGGCCGGGCTTCCCCCCATGATGTCTTGGAAACCATCTTTGTCCGAAAAGTGGGGGCTTTTGTCAACAAGCCCATCAACCAG GTGACCCTGACCAGTTTGGACATACCCTTTGCCATGTTTGCTCCCAAGAATTTGGAGTTGGAGGATGTCGATCCCATG GGCAGCCTGCACTCTGATGGCTCCAGTGGGGGTAGCAGTGGCAATACCCACGATGACTTTGTTATGATCGACTTC AAACCGGCTTTTTCTAAAGATGACATTCTTCCGATGGATTTGGGGACCTTCTATCGTGAATTTCAAAATCCCCCTCAGCTGAGCAGCCTCTCCATAGATATCGGGGCACAGTCCATGGCTGAGGACTTG GACTCACTACCAGAGAAGCTGGCTGTGCACGAGAAGAATGTCCGAGAATTTGATGCCTTTGTAGAAACTCTGCAGTAA
- the ATG13 gene encoding autophagy-related protein 13 isoform X1 encodes METDLNSQDRKDLDKFIKFFALKTVQVIVQARLGEKICTRSSSSPTGSDWFNLAIKDIPEVTHEAKKALAGQLPAVGRSMCVEISLKTSEGDSMELEIWCLEMNEKCDKEIKVSYTVYNRLSLLLKSLLAITRVTPAYRLSRKQGHEYVILYRIYFGEVQLNGLGEGFQTVRVGTVGTPVGTITLSCAYRINLAFMSTRQFERTPPIMGIIIDHFVDRPYPSSSPMHPCNYRTAGEDTGGTYPSVEDSQEVCTTSFSTSPPSQCVFTVTKAHFQTPTPVVTDTLRVPMAGLAFSHQLSSSRLSYQPAALGVGSADLAYPVVFAAGLNATHPHQLMVPGKEGGVPLAPNQPAHGAQADQERLATYTPSDGARCAATPSSSEDTETVSNSSEGRASPHDVLETIFVRKVGAFVNKPINQVTLTSLDIPFAMFAPKNLELEDVDPMVNPPDSPETESPLQGSLHSDGSSGGSSGNTHDDFVMIDFKPAFSKDDILPMDLGTFYREFQNPPQLSSLSIDIGAQSMAEDLDSLPEKLAVHEKNVREFDAFVETLQ; translated from the exons ATGGAAACTGATCTCAATTCCCAGGACAGAAAGGACCTGGAcaagtttattaaattttttgcCCTCAAG aCTGTCCAAGTGATTGTCCAGGCTCGACTTGGTGAGAAGATTTGTACTCGTTCATCTTCATCCCCGACGGGTTCAGACTGG ttCAATTTAGCAATCAAAGATATCCCAGAGGTTACACATGAAGCAAAAAAGGCCCTGGCAGGACAGCTGCCTGCCGTTGGGAGATCGATGTGTGTGGAGATCTCACTCAAGACTTCTGAG GGAGATTCCATGGAGCTAGAAATTTGGTgtcttgaaatgaatgaaaa GTGTGATAAAGAGATTAAAGTTTCCTACACGGTGTACAACAGACTGTCACTGCTGCTGAAGTCCCTCCTTGCCATAACTAGGGTCACACCGGCTTACAGACTCTCCAGAAAACAGGGGCATGAATATGTCATATTGTACAG gaTATATTTTGGGGAAGTTCAGCTGAATGGTTTAGGAGAAG GTTTCCAGACAGTGCGTGTTGGGACAGTAGGCACCCCTGTGGGCACCATCACTCTTTCTTGTGCTTACAGAATTAACTTGGCATTTATGTCTACCAG GCAATTTGAGAGGACCCCACCTATCATGGGGATTATCATTGATCACTTTGTGGACCGTCCGTATCCCAGCTCCTCACCTATGCACCCCTGCAATTACAG AACTGCTGGTGAGGACACTGGAGGAACATATCCTTCTGTGGAAGATTCTCAAGAAGTGTGTACcacctctttctccacctcccctccttcccag TGTGTGTTTACTGTCACAAAGGCACATTTTCAGACCCCTACTCCTGTGGTGACGGACACTCTGAGGGTCCCCATGGCAGGACTGGCCTTTTCCCATCAA CTCTCAAGCTCTCGCCTTTCCTATCAGCCTGCTGCCCTGGGCGTTGGATCAGCTGACCTGGCTTACCCAGTAGTGTTTGCTGCTGGCTTAAACGCCACACACCCTCACCAG ctcatggttcctgggaaggaaggtggggtACCCCTCGCTCCCAACCAGCCTGCACACGGTGCTCAGGCCGACCAGGAGAGATTGGCAACCTACACCCCTTCTGATGGGGCCCGCTGTGCTGCCACACCTTCCAGCAG CGAGGATACTGAAACTGTATCAAACAGCAGTGAGGGCCGGGCTTCCCCCCATGATGTCTTGGAAACCATCTTTGTCCGAAAAGTGGGGGCTTTTGTCAACAAGCCCATCAACCAG GTGACCCTGACCAGTTTGGACATACCCTTTGCCATGTTTGCTCCCAAGAATTTGGAGTTGGAGGATGTCGATCCCATG GTGAATCCTCCAGATTCCCCAGAGACTGAATCTCCTCTCCAGGGCAGCCTGCACTCTGATGGCTCCAGTGGGGGTAGCAGTGGCAATACCCACGATGACTTTGTTATGATCGACTTC AAACCGGCTTTTTCTAAAGATGACATTCTTCCGATGGATTTGGGGACCTTCTATCGTGAATTTCAAAATCCCCCTCAGCTGAGCAGCCTCTCCATAGATATCGGGGCACAGTCCATGGCTGAGGACTTG GACTCACTACCAGAGAAGCTGGCTGTGCACGAGAAGAATGTCCGAGAATTTGATGCCTTTGTAGAAACTCTGCAGTAA
- the ATG13 gene encoding autophagy-related protein 13 isoform X4 has translation METDLNSQDRKDLDKFIKFFALKTVQVIVQARLGEKICTRSSSSPTGSDWFNLAIKDIPEVTHEAKKALAGQLPAVGRSMCVEISLKTSEGDSMELEIWCLEMNEKCDKEIKVSYTVYNRLSLLLKSLLAITRVTPAYRLSRKQGHEYVILYRIYFGEVQLNGLGEGFQTVRVGTVGTPVGTITLSCAYRINLAFMSTRQFERTPPIMGIIIDHFVDRPYPSSSPMHPCNYRTAGEDTGGTYPSVEDSQEVCTTSFSTSPPSQLSSSRLSYQPAALGVGSADLAYPVVFAAGLNATHPHQLMVPGKEGGVPLAPNQPAHGAQADQERLATYTPSDGARCAATPSSSEDTETVSNSSEGRASPHDVLETIFVRKVGAFVNKPINQVTLTSLDIPFAMFAPKNLELEDVDPMGSLHSDGSSGGSSGNTHDDFVMIDFKPAFSKDDILPMDLGTFYREFQNPPQLSSLSIDIGAQSMAEDLDSLPEKLAVHEKNVREFDAFVETLQ, from the exons ATGGAAACTGATCTCAATTCCCAGGACAGAAAGGACCTGGAcaagtttattaaattttttgcCCTCAAG aCTGTCCAAGTGATTGTCCAGGCTCGACTTGGTGAGAAGATTTGTACTCGTTCATCTTCATCCCCGACGGGTTCAGACTGG ttCAATTTAGCAATCAAAGATATCCCAGAGGTTACACATGAAGCAAAAAAGGCCCTGGCAGGACAGCTGCCTGCCGTTGGGAGATCGATGTGTGTGGAGATCTCACTCAAGACTTCTGAG GGAGATTCCATGGAGCTAGAAATTTGGTgtcttgaaatgaatgaaaa GTGTGATAAAGAGATTAAAGTTTCCTACACGGTGTACAACAGACTGTCACTGCTGCTGAAGTCCCTCCTTGCCATAACTAGGGTCACACCGGCTTACAGACTCTCCAGAAAACAGGGGCATGAATATGTCATATTGTACAG gaTATATTTTGGGGAAGTTCAGCTGAATGGTTTAGGAGAAG GTTTCCAGACAGTGCGTGTTGGGACAGTAGGCACCCCTGTGGGCACCATCACTCTTTCTTGTGCTTACAGAATTAACTTGGCATTTATGTCTACCAG GCAATTTGAGAGGACCCCACCTATCATGGGGATTATCATTGATCACTTTGTGGACCGTCCGTATCCCAGCTCCTCACCTATGCACCCCTGCAATTACAG AACTGCTGGTGAGGACACTGGAGGAACATATCCTTCTGTGGAAGATTCTCAAGAAGTGTGTACcacctctttctccacctcccctccttcccag CTCTCAAGCTCTCGCCTTTCCTATCAGCCTGCTGCCCTGGGCGTTGGATCAGCTGACCTGGCTTACCCAGTAGTGTTTGCTGCTGGCTTAAACGCCACACACCCTCACCAG ctcatggttcctgggaaggaaggtggggtACCCCTCGCTCCCAACCAGCCTGCACACGGTGCTCAGGCCGACCAGGAGAGATTGGCAACCTACACCCCTTCTGATGGGGCCCGCTGTGCTGCCACACCTTCCAGCAG CGAGGATACTGAAACTGTATCAAACAGCAGTGAGGGCCGGGCTTCCCCCCATGATGTCTTGGAAACCATCTTTGTCCGAAAAGTGGGGGCTTTTGTCAACAAGCCCATCAACCAG GTGACCCTGACCAGTTTGGACATACCCTTTGCCATGTTTGCTCCCAAGAATTTGGAGTTGGAGGATGTCGATCCCATG GGCAGCCTGCACTCTGATGGCTCCAGTGGGGGTAGCAGTGGCAATACCCACGATGACTTTGTTATGATCGACTTC AAACCGGCTTTTTCTAAAGATGACATTCTTCCGATGGATTTGGGGACCTTCTATCGTGAATTTCAAAATCCCCCTCAGCTGAGCAGCCTCTCCATAGATATCGGGGCACAGTCCATGGCTGAGGACTTG GACTCACTACCAGAGAAGCTGGCTGTGCACGAGAAGAATGTCCGAGAATTTGATGCCTTTGTAGAAACTCTGCAGTAA